AGTTGCCTTGCTGTTCCCTGATCTTCCCAAACCGGTACTGATGCCTATGGCAATCCTTGCAGGTGCGCTTTGCGGGGCTTTCTGGGGCTTTATCCCGGGGATTCTCAAGGCAAAGCTCCAGGTAAGCGAATTGCTTTCCACTGTTATGCTCAACTATATTGCAGCCCAGTTCTATACGTTCTTTCTCCGCGGGCCGATGCTCGACCCTGCCGAGATTACCATGGGAAGCGGGACTCCCCAGTCGATGCGCTTGACCAAGAACATTTGGCTGGATCGTTTCCTTCCTGGCACACGGCTCCATACAGGGCTTTTCCTTGCCCTTGCCTTGGCCCTTATCATTTACCTGGTGCTCTGGAAAACCTCCTTCGGCTACAAGATGCGCGCTGCAGGGGCAAGTGCCCGGGCTGCCAAGTATGGTGGTATCAATGTGGCTTGGTATCTGATAATCGCCATGGCAATCAGTGGTGCCTTTGCGGGTATCGCCGGTTACGTTGAGGTAGCTGGTGTCCACAGGAGAGCCATCGAAGGCATTACCGGTGGTTACGGTTTCAGCGGCATCGTCGTTGCCCTCTTCGGAGGATTGCATCCGGCAGGAATTATCCCGGCCTCTTTCTTCTTTGGCCTTTTGCTTGTAGGCGCAGACATGACCCAGCGAATGGTGGGAGTACCTGCCAATATGGTGTATGTATTGCAAGGCATCATCATTTTGGTCATTGTAGCTACCCAGATGATCCTGGCTGACCCCTATCTGATGGAAAAAGTCTGGCGTAAATTCCAGAAACTTACACACCACACCAAGGAGGTGGAAGCATGAGCTTTATAGAAAATATCCTTTCGCTTGGAATTCCCTTTTCCGTAGCCCTGTTGATTGCCTCCCTTGGGGAGATGTTCAACCAGCGCGCCGGTATCTTCAACCTCGGATGCGAGGGGATCATGGCAATGGGAGCCTTTTTGGGAATGTTGGTTCCTTTTAGCTTTGGGCATGGCGGGGCAACCCCGGGAATTTATAATATCCTCGGGCTGTTGCTGGCAATGGGAGTCGGAGCACTGTTTGGGATGCTATTCGGTCTGGTCGTCGTAACCTTCCGTGCACCCCAGGGAATTGCCGGTATCGGGTTGCAGATGTTTGGTGTAGGAACTGCCGGAACCCTCTTCAGGCATTTCGTAGGTGGCTCTCAGAGTATCCCTGGCATCAGCGAACTCCCGATCCCTGTTCTCTCGAAAATACCTCTTCTTGGGCCTATTCTATTTTCCCACAACCCATTGGTGTATCTGGCTTTTGCTTTTGTCCCTGTTTCCTGGTACATTCTTTTCAAAACCCCCTGGGGGTTGAAAGTTCGTGCAGTAGGGACCAACCCAAGGGCTGCTGACTCTATCGGTATTGAAGTAAACAAGGTACGTTTCCAAGCTCTTGCAGTCGGAGGGGCCCTTGCAGGTCTTGCCGGGGCTTACCTGAGCCTTTGCCAGGTAAAGATGTTCAGTGATGAAATCATTGCAGGAAGAGGGTTCATCGCCGTTGCCTTGGTCTATTTCGGCCACTGGAATCCTGTAAAGATTATGGCTGGCGCTTTGCTTTTCAGCCTTGCACAATCCCTTCAACTAGCAATTCAGGGCCAGGGAATCAATTTCCCCTATGAATTTGCAGTAATGCTTCCCTATGTTCTGGTTATCATTGTATTGGCTTTCAGCCGTGAAAGCCAGTTGCTTGGACCTACAGCACTAGGCAAGCCGTTTAATAGGGAAAAAAGAACCTGACCGACAATTGTCAGCCGGGTATTGACCGATTTCTCATGTGTTGGAATGGGGGCTGCGTTGCAGCCCCCTTCCTCTTTTCATGCAACAATGATTCGGCTTTTTAAAGGTAGGATATGAAGTAGGACTGTTCCAAGAAGTGCTAAGAATATATTAATAATAAATAGTTGCTTAAAGCATAATTGAAGAATACGATATGTAGATAACATTTCTTAGGATAATCCCAATATGCAACAGTATAAAAAACGAAAATTAAGTATTGACCAACAAATTGCCCATATGAGAGAAACAAAAGGAATAAAATTCAGCGTATCTACAGAAGACGATGCAAAAGATTTTTTACAAACGAGCAATTACTATTTCAGAGTCAAGTCTTATGCCAAGAATTATGATAAATTTCAAGCCCCCCCACGTGAAGGTAAATATATTAATCTGGATTTTGCATATCTAAAAGAATTGTCAATAATAGATATGCATTTCAAAGATATAATCCATAGAATCCTTGAAGCAATAGAACATTTTGCGAAGTTGCAAATAGTAAATGATTTGGAGAACAATCCAAGTGAAGACGGTTATAATATAGTTAGACTTTTCTTTGAAAATGACCTAATGATAAATGAAAACAGAATCTTGAATACAATTTCGAAACACAAAAATAGTTACTGTGGTAATTTGATCAATAAATATTGTCCATCATATAACCCTTCACCAAATGACCAAGCGTTTGCTTTATGGAATGTAGAGGAAGTACTATCCTTCGGAGATTTTATCAAACTATTCGAATTCTATTATACAAAGTATCCAAGCCAAACATTTGATATTAAAAAAACCAGAAGTCTGCTCTGGTCAGCAAGAATGCTTCGTAATGCGGTAGCCCATGACAACTGTTTGCTTAATAGCGTCCGGACTGGTTATGCTAATAACAATTTTAAAATTAACCTGTATCTAAATACCTATATTCAGAAAAATATAAAAACAATTTCTCAACAAACTCGTAGTTCAAAATTATCAAATCCCGTAATTCATGATTTTGTTGCATCCTTGATTCTGTTTGATGAAATAGTAACAAGCAGAGAAATAAAAAAATCAAGAATCGATGAGTTATCTTCTTTTATTAATACAAGATGCAGAAACCACAAAGAGTATTTTGAAAAAAATTCATATCTAAGCTCAACCTATCAGTTCATAAAGAAAATCGTTGACTATTATGCCAGCGTTATATAAGATAATACATGATGAACAAAAAAATGCCTTGCCGGCATCTTTTATAGGAGGGGATCCCGCCGTCGTATACGGACAGATTCACTCCGATTTTTTTTGCTTTTTCAGTTAATTCCATCCTATTTATCCAGGTTTTCCACCTTCCGTCCCCTCCTCCTGCAACAAGACGCAACTGCTCCTTGACTATTTCCACAATTCAAGTGAAAATATATCGGTATAGTATCACAGACCGATGTATCCATTCTCAGGATGCTGACGCTAAGCGGCTAACAACTGTTCCCAACTTAATCAAATGGTCCCATTACATTCCGGTTTCATAAGGAATCAGGGTGCAATGGTATTGGAGGGCAAAGCTGTGTATGCTTTCAGCGTAAATGGAAACCAGATTTCCTATGAAGGTGAAGATAAGAAACTTCTCCGTTTCCTACGGGAAGACCTTAACCTTACCGGAACCAAAGATGGTTGCAGTGAAGGGGCCTGTGGCACCTGTACTGTTTTGATAGATGGCAAGAAGACAAAGGCGTGTGTACCTTCCCTTTCAAAGCTGGAAGGAAAATCAATCATAACCATAGAAGGCCTGACAGAAAGGGAAGACGAGGTCTATTCCTACTGTTTTGCTGAAGCTGGTGCAGTCCAGTGCGGCTTCTGTACCCCTGGGATGATCCTTTGTGCAAAAAGTCTCATTGATGTCGAGAAGAATCCTACTCTCGATATGGTAAAGAAAACCATTAAAGGTAACATCTGCCGATGCACCGGGTATAAGAAAATCGAGGAAGCCATTTTGATGGCTGCAACCTTTATGCGGGAAGATAAACCCGTCCCCAAGCAAGAAGAAGAGCCTAAACTTACAAAGAAATTCCGTCGCGTCGATGCAGTGGAAAAAGCCCTGGGAACAGGGCTCTATACCGACGATATCCGTATCGATGGCATGGTGTTTGCAAAAGCACTCCGGTCAGCCTACCCCAGGGCCCGGGTGTTAGAAATCGACTCAAGTGAAGCGGAAAAACATCCTGACTTCATACGCATGATCACAGCCTCCGATATACCGGAAAACAAACTCGGGCACCTCACCCAGGACTGGGATGTCTTTATTGCCAAGGGAGATATTACCCGTTATATCGGTGACGCCATTTGCCTGGTCGTTTCAAAAAGAAGGGAAACCCTCGACGAAATCGCTTCTCTGGTCAAGGTAGACTATGAGGTACTCAAGCCCGTGCTCTCCATCGAGGAAGCACTAGCTGAAGAAGCCCCCTTGATCCATGAGGGGGGGAATACCCTTTCGGTGGAACATATTGTCAGGGGTGATGCTGATTCTGCGATTGCAAACAGCAAGCATGTAATCTCACGGATTTACCATACCCCCTATACCGAACATGCCTTCATGGAACCGGAATGTGCAGTAGCCCTCAGCGAAGGGAAAGATGGTGTCCTTGTATATACTTCTGGGCAATCAATTTATGATGAACAGCATGAGATTTCGCGTATGCTACGATTGCCTACTTCTAAGGTCCACTGCCACAGTATGCTCGTAGGGGGAGGCTTCGGCGGCAAAGAAGACATGAGTGTACAGCACCATGCAGCCTTGGCTGCCTGGATACTCAAGCAACCGGTCAAAGTAAAGCTCAGCAGGCAGGAAAGCCTGATGGTTCACCCCAAACGCCATCCTATGGACATCGAGTTGACCACAGCCTGCGACGAAAACGGAAAACTGACTGCAATGAAAGCCGTTATCCTGGCAAATACAGGAGCCTATGCTTCCCTTGGGGGGCCGGTTTTGCAAAGGGCCTGCACCCATGCCTCCGGTCCTTACAATTTCCAGAACTTCGATGTCCTGGGAAAAGCGATTTATACAAATCTGGTACCGGCTGGAGCCTTCAGGGGCTTTGGGGTTACCCAGAGTTGCTTTGCAGTCGAGTCGAATATCAACCTGCTTGCCGACGAACTGGGATTGGATTACTGGACGTTCAGGAGATTAAATGCCCTTAAACCAGGCGACATCATGCCAAACGGCCAGATAGCCGGTGGCGATACCGGTATCATAGAATGCCTCGATGCTGTCAAGGAAGCGTATTTTGCATCACCGCGTTCAGGCATTGCCTGTGCTTTGAAAAACAGCGGAGTCGGGGTTGGGGTGCCAGATAGCGGCCGCTGCATCCTCTCGGTTGAGCAGGGAATCGTGCACATCCGAACCAGTGCAGCCTGCATGGGGCAGGGAGTTGCTACCATGTGCACCCAGATGCTTGGGGAGACTTGCAGCTTAAAAACCTCACAGATGCTCGTTGAGCGACCCGATACCGTCAGAACCCCGGATTCGGGAACCAGTACAGCCTCAAGGCAGACTGTATTTACCGGAGAAGCTGTAAAACGGGCAGCCCTTCAATTGAAGGATGCGCTTGCCGAAAAAATGCTTGCCGATCTTGAAGGCAGGGAATTCTATGGTGAATATACCAGTGAGACAGACCCGATAACCTCGACTAAAAAAAATCCAGTCAGCCATGTAGCCTACAGTTATTCTGCCCAGGTGGTTACTTTGGATGAAAGCGGTAGACTGGAAAACGTCGTCGCTGCCTGTGATGTCGGGACAATAGTGAATATGCAAGCTTTGACAGGCCAGATTGAAGGTGGAGTGGCCATGGGACTGGGTTACGGCTTGACGGAAGACTTCCCCATGAAAGATGGCTATCTTGATGTGAAATACGGGACCCTTGGGTTGCTCAGGGCAACCGATGTCCCCAATATCGAGGTCAAACTGGTGGAAGGGCCGAACAAGAGCCCTATTGCCTACGGGGTAAAGGGAGTCGGTGAACTCTGTACCATTCCAACTGCCCCGGCATGCCAGAATGCCTACTACCGCTTTGACGGCAAGTTCCGCACTTCTCTTCCGTTGGAAGAAACTGCATACAGGAAGAAAAAGAACTGAGAAACATATCTAGATTTTGAGTCAGAGCCTACATACAGGAAAAGGTCGCCTTGGCGACCTTTTCCCTTAAAAGCCTAGTCTTATTTCTCGACTTTTCTACTTACCTTCCGCACTGCGCGGAACGGTCTCCCCCCTAGTTTCTGGCTGAGGAATTGCTTGCATGGGTTTCGGCCTAGCATACTTGGGGGCATCGAGTGCCTTTCATGGCTTTTGTGCTTGGATCTCAACAATGTTGAGTCCTCTTCGTTAGGAAGTTTTGTAAGCATACTGAATCCTCCTTCCTGATGAGAAACAAACAGCCTCTCCCTAAAGTATAATCCATATTCTTCAAAATTCAAGGCACGCAACGACCTTGAGAAACTCGCAAACCTGTGCATACTTTGAGAGGACAGGTTTCTTTGGAGTCTTTATACTTCTTTTTGCGAGGCCGATGAAATGCAGTGGTTACAGAACCTGAACGACGCACTCACCTACATTGAAAACAATCTTGATGGCGAAATCTCCTATGAGAAGGCTGCCCGGCTTGGAGGATGCTCTACCTACCACTTCCAGAGGATGTTTGCCTATGTCAGCGGAGTTCCTCTCTCTGAGTATATTCGTAGAAGAAGACTTACCAAGGCTGCTTTCGATTTGCAACGGGGAGATAAAGTACTGGAGGTAGCCCTTCGCTATGGGTATGAGTCTCCAACTTCATTCAACCGGGCATTTTGCAATCTGCACGGAATGGTTCCTTCCCTGGCTCGCAAACAAGGGTCTGCCTTGAAGGCATATCCCAGGATGACATTCAGCATGACTATCAAAGGAGATCAGGAAATGGATTACAGAATCGAAAAGAAAGAAGCGTTTAGAACAATCGGTGTCAAGCTTTCACTAGAGAAAGACTCAGATTCGAGTTTTGAAAAAATTCCCCATTTCTGGGCACAAAAACAACAGGATGGAACCATTGCAAAGCTCTGTTCTATGATGGGAGAAAAACCCGAGGGCTTATTTGGTATCTGCAGCAGCCAAGAGAAACTCTGGCAGTGGAATTATTACATTGCAGTAACCTCTTCTGGTACAGCGCCGCAGGGTTTTGAGAGTTATACGGTCCCCGCTGCCACCTGGGCCGTATTCCCCTCAAGAGGCCCCATGCCCCAGGCTATACAGAATCTGCAGAAACAGATTATGAGCGAATGGCTTCCCACATCAAACTACGAACTGGGGACGGCCCCTGACATAGAGGTCTATCTATCGGAAGATCCCTCAGACCAGAGTTTCGAGGTCTGGCTACCGATAGAGGCCAAGGGTTGATAGCTTGCCAAGGAGTATATGCATGATATCATATACATATGATATTAAAACATGCACGATACCTGGGAAGTGACCACTTGGTCCACACCGGCGATATTAAAATCTCCTCTTCCGTCATTGGTGAGATTGCTGACAATCTTGACCCCAATAGGGGTGAGGAGATTTTCGACTGTACCCACTACCTCATTTTACCCTCCCTTGCCGATTGTCATGTGCATACCCCCGACACCCTGCTCAGGGGTTTGAACAGGGATATGCCCATGAAGGACTGGTGTAATGATAGCGTTCAGGGAAAACTACAGAGATTTATTTTTGACTACCTCGACGGCATTGTCGAAACCCCGGCTTTCAGGACCTTGGTTCTGTATGCCTATATGCAGTATGTCAAACAAGGGGTTTCCTTTATTGTTGAAACCGGGCAGGCAGACGAATCCTCAGCTGTCTTGCAAGAATGTGCCCAAGAAATCGGGATAAAAGCCCTCGTCGACTATTACGACCAATATCCGCCAGAAAAAGAGGAAACCGATCTCGTGATTCAAGGCACCCACCTGAGTGAAGAAGAAGACCTCACTGAGGAAATCCTGGAGAAAACAAGGATCCGATACGCGCAGGACAAGCCTTTCTTGATGACCCATTGCCTGGAGACAAGCTGGAGACGGGCAGAAATAAAGAAAAAGTTCGGGCTGTCTACCATTGAACTACTTGCCCGTGAGCATATGCTTGGGGAAAAAACCATTCTGTTTCACTGCGTAGAAACCACAGAAGATGACATCTTACTTTTGGCCAAACATCAGGCAAATGTTGTACATTGCCCACTTTCCAATATACAAAGCAGCGAGGGGAACATGAACCTCTGCTCTATGCTCCAGCAAAAGATCAATGTAACGCTAGGCACCGATTTTATAACCCATGACCTCTGGGATGTCATGAGAACCACCTATGGGGAATTGAAGCAGGGAATGCACCCTGAGCTCTATACGGCAAACATCGTCTTTGACATGGTTACCACCCATGCCGCCCCGTTAGCAGAAGGTACCGGATATTGTGGAATAATCGAAGAAGGCAATAGCGCTGACCTATGCTTTATCAAACTCAACAACCAGGTAAGCCCACTCATCTCGTTACCCGGATTCTCCAATATCATGCACAACATTGTCCTCTATACCCGCAATGAGATGATAGACCATGTCATGTCCAACGGCGTGTGGATCATGCAGGATAAAAAATTCCTGACCATTGACGAAGAGAAAATCAGAAGGGAATATTCTCTGCTTGTTGCCCAGCTATTCCAGAATAAATAGAAAGCGATAGGCTACCACTAAAAAAGCTCCCCCTGGTGGGGGAGAGACTTTACAATAATAGTTTAGCTGTCTATCTATTTGCTCACTTTACCGAAGGAATGGTAGTACCGTAGGAATCCCAATTGGCAACAAGAGAATCGATCACCTTCGACCCGACTAAAAACCCGTTCTTCATCCCCATCGAGAAAGCACCTGAGCTTGCGCTAAGGCTTTCAAGCACCGTTTGACCGGGATACGGTTGATCAAAATTGACAACATCACGACAGACAAGCAAACGGTCGAGCAAGCCGTAATTCATGGCAGCAACACCGAAAGCACTGTCTTCCATCTGGGTTACCATATAGGTTCCAGCCCCATAGGCAGCACAGACTTCATCTGCATGCAAAGAAGAGTGTTCACCATGCCAGTAGCTGTCTCCGGTTACCGAGACGCCCATGCGAACGGCAGGGGTTTCCAGAGCCTCTGCAGCACCGTAATTGGCTCTGTATGCGGCTGCCTTTGGATCATCGACAAGCACAACATCCTTTGTAGTCTCATAGGCCCACTGGGAAAGGCTTGCGTTGAGCTTGATATACCCTGCCCTGTCGTATCCTTCGCTACGAAGGAAGGTAGCAGAGGTGCCAGGGGCAATATCGGACTCAGTCCAGGCATGGCCAAGCTCGAAGTCTACCAATTCATTTGCCCAGACAACGTCCCCCAAGGTCCCACGCTGCGGAGGCATCCCGGAACATCCGGAAACCAAGATATAGGTCTGGGAGAAATCAAACCGTGGGTCACTGAGAATTGCAGTGAGCGTTGATGAGGCTTGAGCCTTGCCCATACCTGCGATACATCCTGCAACACCATCATCGTTGATATACAAGGTCAAAGGCATGGAATTGAGCGTGTAACTTTCAGCACCATCAAAATAGGTTTCATAGTAATTCTGAAATTCACCGGCAAAGTCCCCTTTATTTGCACCAACTTCAAACATGTCGAGCACGAGTACCTTGACTACGGGTTTTTCGACCACGCCCTGCGCCATAAGGTTTGTTGCAGAAATTACCAATACAAGCAACAAGATTGTCATCTTCACATACTTTTTCATTCTAGACTCCCCACATTGTGTTTCGTTTCATGAAAGATACTTGAATTTATGTTGCAAAAACAAGGGTGTTTTTGTTTTTAGTCATATTTCTTACTTTGTACAACAGTACACAAAGGAACCCTGTACAAGACTTTTACAAGAATTTCACCAAGGGACATACTTCTTTTCCATCAGTGATTACTTACCAGACCGAAAGGTATTTCTTCTTTGCTTACCACTATGACACTTTTTGTAATTATGTTAAAATAAACTCACGGGTTTATTCCCGAATAAATCAGCAGTAACCAAAGAAAGGAAACAAGCCGATGAATACATCACGTTTCGATACATTACTGACCTCACTTCGCACCGTATCGGATAACCTCTCGAAAACGCTCCCCTTCAAAAAGATTTCAGGATTCATTGAAGAAATACAACAAACCAAACCAGCTTGGCCCCCACTGAGAATAGGAAGGCTTGTAGCTCCTGTTCCTATCGTACAGGGTGGAATGGGCGTAGGAATCTCTCTTTCATCCCTAGCCTCTGCTGTCGCAGAAGCCGGTGGTATCGGTGTCATTGCGGCAAATGGGATTGGACTTCTGGAAAAGGATTACTTTGAGGATGGGCAGGCAGCAGGTCTGCGTGCCTTCAGAAGGGAAATCAGGACAGCCAGGGAAAAGACAAAGGGGATTATCGGGGTCAACATCATGGTTGCCCTCAATGATTTCCACCAGATGCTCGACGTCGCTATTGAAGAAAAGGTCGATATCGTTTTCATGGGTGCAGGACTGCCTATCAAAGGGCTCCCGGTAGCACGGATGAGAGAAAACGGTGTTGCCGTTGCCCCTATCGTAAGTTCGGCAAGAGCTGCCGAAATGATTTTCAAAATGTGGGGGAAAATCTACCAGGATATTCCCGATGCCGTAGTCTTTGAAGGTCCATTGGCCGGAGGACACCTCGGGTTTGCCCCTGAACAACTGGACAAGGAAGAGTTCCAGCTCAAGGCAATTGTCCCTCAGATTGTAGAGGCCTTGATTCCCTTTTCCAAAGAGTTCGGAAGGGAAATACCGGTTATCGCAGGTGGCGGGGTATATTCAGGACAGGATGTCTACGATACCTTGCAACTCGGCGCCAGCGGTGTCCAAATGGCTACCCGCTTCGTTGCTACTGATGAATGCGACGCAGACATCAAATTCAAACAAGCCTATGTCGATTGCACAGAGGACCAGATCGGTCTCATAAAAAGCCCTGTCGGCATGCCAGGACGTGCAATACGCAATGACTTCATACTTGCAGCAGAGGAAGGGAGACGCCCCTCCTTCCGTTGTGCCTGGAAATGTCTAGCTTCCTGCAAAGCCCAGGATGCCAACTATTGCATTTCCATTGCATTGAACAATGCGCGCAAAGGTCTTTTACGTCAGGGCTTTGTATTCGTAGGGGCAAATGCCTATAAGATTGATTCCATTGTACCCGTCGCATCGCTTGTGAATGAATTGGCCGAAGGATATTGGCTCGCAGCCCATGAAAAAGCCTCGGTCAAACTGGAACAACTGGTAGAGCGGGCCGAGAAACTCTGGAAAAAATATGAGGGTATGGATTCTCTGGTGATCGAACTGGGAAAAGCCTATGAGCAGGCATTGCATGCGCTGCCCGAGATTTCCCTGACAGAGCTCCGCAACCAGTATAACAGTGCAATATCCAAAGCAAGGAATCTACAACTACAGACAGTGGAACATGTGGTAGGCGCTTGGGATTTGTTCAAAGCTTCCCCGGCAACCGTCCCACAGACTTCCAAGTAAGAAAGAAACCGGGAATTGCTTTCAGCTTCTCACCGGTAAGGCAAAGCAACGAGCGACCATCCAGATGTAATACTGTAGGGTCGCTCGTTTTAGTCTCTTTCGTTTACATATGTTACAGAAGTTTCTCTTTGCCACTGAAAATTTCTGAAACCTTCAACACAGCAGCACCATGACCGGGATGCTTGCTCGGGTTCCAGGTTTTCATGAAACTATAGTAAGATCCTTCAGTATGGTACTCGAGCTCACCCTTTATCTGGAAGGATTTCCCTTCCTTGGTAATAAACAGAACAGTAGCCTTGCTGCCCTGTTGGATATTCTCAAAGGTTTTCTGAAAATAGTTATTGGCTATGACAATCTCGCTCTCTTGGTAAAGGCCGACACAGGTTGCATAGATGCTGTTAGGAATCCCTTCGCCATTGACGGTGGTAAATACTACCGCCGGTTCCCTCTGTTCCCAGGCATCTAATACCCTTTTTGGCAATTTCTCCATGATTCACTCCTTATTCTTTATTCAGACAGCTTTTTCAAACTGGCTATTATACAAAGATGCATAAAACCCATTCTTTGCCAAAAGATCGTTGTGCGTGCCCTGCTCCACGATATCGCCATCATTCATTACCAAGATTAAATCTGCATTCTTGATCGTAGACAGCCGATGGGCGATGATAAAACTCGTACGGTTCTCCATGAGGGTATCCATGGCCTTCTGGATCAAGATTTCGGTTCGGGTGTCGACACTGCTCGTTGCTTCATCAAGGATGAGAATCTTCGGATCGGCCAGAATGGCCCTGGCAATGGTCAGCAATTGCTTCTGCCCTTGGGATATATTGTTTGCCTCTTCATTCAGCACCTGCGAATATCCATCGGGCAACGTTCGCACAAAGTGATCAACCTGGGCTGCAATGGCAGCTTCCTTCACTTCTTCATCAGTCGAACCGAGTTTTCCGTAGCGGATATTGTCGGCAATGGTACCGTTGAAGAGCCAGGTATCCTGTAGGACCATACCAAAAAGGGAGCGGAGTTCGCCCCGCTTGAAGTTCTTGATATCGCGTCCGTCAATCAGGATTGCGCCGTTATCGACATCATAATATCGCATCAAAAGCTTTACCATAGTTGTTTTTCCAGCACCGGTAGGACCTACGATGGCAATTTTCTGTCCAGGCATAACCGACGCGCTAAAATTATGGATGACCGTTTTGTCAGGGGTATATCCAAAAGAAACCCTATCGAAACAAATATTTCCATCCACATGCACCACAAGGTCAGTGTCACTGATAGTATCGTCATTTTGAATTGACAAGGCATGTTCGGTTTCCCTCAGTTCCTCTTTTTCCCCAAGGAATTCAAAGACTCTCTCTGCCGCGGCCGCTGTCTGCTGGAGAATATTGGAAATATTTGCAATCTGGGAAATTGGCTGGTTGAATGAGCGCACATACTGGATGAAGGCCTGGATTCCCCCAACGGTCATCGTACCGTTTGCGGCAAAATATCCTCCGAAGATACAGATGGAAACATAGGAAAGGTTCCCGATAAACATAATTATGGGCATCATGAGCCCGGAAAGGAAATTCGATTTCCATGCCGAATCATACAGGGCTTCGTTATAGTCCTTGAAAATCCTTGCAGAATCCTCTTCCCCGTTAAACGCCTTGACCACTACATGTCCTGAAAGCATCTCCTCGACATGTCCGTTTACCTTACCGAGATACTTCTGCTGGGCCTTGAAGTGTTTCTGCGATTTTTTGACAATTCTCACTACCACCACAAGGGAAACAGGAATCACCACCAAGGCAATCAGGGTCAGGCGCCAGCTAATGGAAAACATCATGATTCCGATCCCGATAATCGAGGTAACGGAGGTAATGATCTGGGTCATACTCTGGTTCATTGTCTGGCTGATAGTATCGACGTCATTGGTAATTCGGCTAAGCACTTCACCATGGGTTGTCTTGTCATAATAACCAAGAGGCAGACTGTGCATTTTCTCACTGATGTTGTTTCTGAGCCTAAAGGTAACCTTTGCGGTTATGCCTGACATCACAAACCCCTGCAGATACATGAAGACAGCACTGGTGACGTACAGGACAACCAGAAAGAGGATAATCTCCCCTATCCTTGAAAAGTCGATACTGCCACTCCCGGCAATCTTTGCCATCATGCCGGTAAACAATACATCGGTAGCCTGACCCAACATTTTTGGTCCGATAATCGTAAAGACAGTGGATAGTACGGCAAGAATCCAGACAATCAGAATCATCCAGACATATTTGCCGAGGTACCCGATCAATTTAGCCATAGTACCGGAGAAATCTTTTGCCTTTTCCCCTGCCATCATACCATGCCTTCCCGGTCCTCCGCCTATGGGACCACGGCCCAGGGGACCTTTCTGAGAATTGGTTTTTGGTTCGTTTG
The sequence above is a segment of the Sphaerochaeta pleomorpha str. Grapes genome. Coding sequences within it:
- a CDS encoding ABC transporter permease; this translates as MTKQFRIMYKVAIIILAILSAMLIGAIILWTIGADVMKTYTVILLEPLKSTLSISEVLLRAIPLTLIALGISVAYRSGIINIGAEGQMAMGILGTTAVALLFPDLPKPVLMPMAILAGALCGAFWGFIPGILKAKLQVSELLSTVMLNYIAAQFYTFFLRGPMLDPAEITMGSGTPQSMRLTKNIWLDRFLPGTRLHTGLFLALALALIIYLVLWKTSFGYKMRAAGASARAAKYGGINVAWYLIIAMAISGAFAGIAGYVEVAGVHRRAIEGITGGYGFSGIVVALFGGLHPAGIIPASFFFGLLLVGADMTQRMVGVPANMVYVLQGIIILVIVATQMILADPYLMEKVWRKFQKLTHHTKEVEA
- a CDS encoding ABC transporter permease, translated to MSFIENILSLGIPFSVALLIASLGEMFNQRAGIFNLGCEGIMAMGAFLGMLVPFSFGHGGATPGIYNILGLLLAMGVGALFGMLFGLVVVTFRAPQGIAGIGLQMFGVGTAGTLFRHFVGGSQSIPGISELPIPVLSKIPLLGPILFSHNPLVYLAFAFVPVSWYILFKTPWGLKVRAVGTNPRAADSIGIEVNKVRFQALAVGGALAGLAGAYLSLCQVKMFSDEIIAGRGFIAVALVYFGHWNPVKIMAGALLFSLAQSLQLAIQGQGINFPYEFAVMLPYVLVIIVLAFSRESQLLGPTALGKPFNREKRT
- a CDS encoding Abi family protein, with the translated sequence MQQYKKRKLSIDQQIAHMRETKGIKFSVSTEDDAKDFLQTSNYYFRVKSYAKNYDKFQAPPREGKYINLDFAYLKELSIIDMHFKDIIHRILEAIEHFAKLQIVNDLENNPSEDGYNIVRLFFENDLMINENRILNTISKHKNSYCGNLINKYCPSYNPSPNDQAFALWNVEEVLSFGDFIKLFEFYYTKYPSQTFDIKKTRSLLWSARMLRNAVAHDNCLLNSVRTGYANNNFKINLYLNTYIQKNIKTISQQTRSSKLSNPVIHDFVASLILFDEIVTSREIKKSRIDELSSFINTRCRNHKEYFEKNSYLSSTYQFIKKIVDYYASVI
- the xdh gene encoding selenium-dependent xanthine dehydrogenase gives rise to the protein MVLEGKAVYAFSVNGNQISYEGEDKKLLRFLREDLNLTGTKDGCSEGACGTCTVLIDGKKTKACVPSLSKLEGKSIITIEGLTEREDEVYSYCFAEAGAVQCGFCTPGMILCAKSLIDVEKNPTLDMVKKTIKGNICRCTGYKKIEEAILMAATFMREDKPVPKQEEEPKLTKKFRRVDAVEKALGTGLYTDDIRIDGMVFAKALRSAYPRARVLEIDSSEAEKHPDFIRMITASDIPENKLGHLTQDWDVFIAKGDITRYIGDAICLVVSKRRETLDEIASLVKVDYEVLKPVLSIEEALAEEAPLIHEGGNTLSVEHIVRGDADSAIANSKHVISRIYHTPYTEHAFMEPECAVALSEGKDGVLVYTSGQSIYDEQHEISRMLRLPTSKVHCHSMLVGGGFGGKEDMSVQHHAALAAWILKQPVKVKLSRQESLMVHPKRHPMDIELTTACDENGKLTAMKAVILANTGAYASLGGPVLQRACTHASGPYNFQNFDVLGKAIYTNLVPAGAFRGFGVTQSCFAVESNINLLADELGLDYWTFRRLNALKPGDIMPNGQIAGGDTGIIECLDAVKEAYFASPRSGIACALKNSGVGVGVPDSGRCILSVEQGIVHIRTSAACMGQGVATMCTQMLGETCSLKTSQMLVERPDTVRTPDSGTSTASRQTVFTGEAVKRAALQLKDALAEKMLADLEGREFYGEYTSETDPITSTKKNPVSHVAYSYSAQVVTLDESGRLENVVAACDVGTIVNMQALTGQIEGGVAMGLGYGLTEDFPMKDGYLDVKYGTLGLLRATDVPNIEVKLVEGPNKSPIAYGVKGVGELCTIPTAPACQNAYYRFDGKFRTSLPLEETAYRKKKN